A DNA window from Gigantopelta aegis isolate Gae_Host chromosome 4, Gae_host_genome, whole genome shotgun sequence contains the following coding sequences:
- the LOC121369621 gene encoding uncharacterized protein LOC121369621 isoform X2 translates to MEEGGKKKFLYVGPKSKETENNDKWQFIPRAGTPPFQTPAIDLDSVWSIKRNVLVGNAQHDRLTLNAKKNYYSRHGGIKTDNKTTSTSNEGSASSKGSYQAWGSRRGFSYSTYSQTNSDTDIDSQVSDSSSPRQRGQSHRPLDPHDF, encoded by the exons ATGGAGGAAG GTGGCAAGAAGAAGTTTTTGTACGTTGGACCAAAATCTAAAGAGACTGAAAATAACGACAAATGGCAGTTCATTCCTAGAGCAGGAACTCCACCATTTCAGA CGCCAGCCATAGACCTGGACAGTGTGTGGAGTATCAAGAGAAACGTGTTGGTGGGAAATGCCCAGCATGACAGACTGACGCTAAATGCAAAGAAGAATTACTACTCTCGCCATGGTGGAATAAAAACTG atAACAAGACAACATCAACCTCAAATGAAGGCTCCGCTTCGTCTAAAG GTAGCTATCAAGCCTGGGGTAGCAGGAGAGGCTTCAGCTACTCCACCTACTCTCAAACGAATTCTGACACAGACATCGACTCACAGGTGTCGGACAGCAGCAGTCCAAGACAGAGGGGACAGAGCCATCGACCACTCGACCCTCACGACTTTTAA
- the LOC121369621 gene encoding uncharacterized protein LOC121369621 isoform X1 produces MKPRILEDDKGGKKKFLYVGPKSKETENNDKWQFIPRAGTPPFQTPAIDLDSVWSIKRNVLVGNAQHDRLTLNAKKNYYSRHGGIKTDNKTTSTSNEGSASSKGSYQAWGSRRGFSYSTYSQTNSDTDIDSQVSDSSSPRQRGQSHRPLDPHDF; encoded by the exons GTGGCAAGAAGAAGTTTTTGTACGTTGGACCAAAATCTAAAGAGACTGAAAATAACGACAAATGGCAGTTCATTCCTAGAGCAGGAACTCCACCATTTCAGA CGCCAGCCATAGACCTGGACAGTGTGTGGAGTATCAAGAGAAACGTGTTGGTGGGAAATGCCCAGCATGACAGACTGACGCTAAATGCAAAGAAGAATTACTACTCTCGCCATGGTGGAATAAAAACTG atAACAAGACAACATCAACCTCAAATGAAGGCTCCGCTTCGTCTAAAG GTAGCTATCAAGCCTGGGGTAGCAGGAGAGGCTTCAGCTACTCCACCTACTCTCAAACGAATTCTGACACAGACATCGACTCACAGGTGTCGGACAGCAGCAGTCCAAGACAGAGGGGACAGAGCCATCGACCACTCGACCCTCACGACTTTTAA